A single window of Methylomarinum sp. Ch1-1 DNA harbors:
- a CDS encoding DMT family transporter gives MGWLLLFSAGCSEIVFALSLKYNEGFTKLWPSIATMIFGGASFYLLMLAIKTLPLGTAYAVWTGMGAVGVAILGIILFKESAELVRLASIMMIIVGIVGLKLTHVD, from the coding sequence ATGGGATGGCTTTTGTTATTCAGCGCGGGTTGTTCGGAAATTGTGTTTGCCTTAAGTCTTAAATATAACGAAGGCTTCACCAAGTTATGGCCAAGTATCGCCACGATGATTTTCGGTGGGGCCAGTTTTTATTTGCTGATGTTGGCGATTAAAACGTTGCCTTTAGGAACCGCCTATGCGGTCTGGACCGGTATGGGGGCGGTCGGTGTGGCTATTTTGGGCATTATTCTGTTCAAGGAGTCGGCCGAGCTGGTTCGACTGGCTTCTATCATGATGATTATCGTCGGCATCGTCGGTTTGAAACTGACCCATGTAGATTGA
- a CDS encoding flagellar brake protein — protein MEKNSQFYVKNAKQIHTHLNQLLKKSCLISVHFGDHNDSFITTLTGIDAKKNRLSFDYGPKEYQNKQLLKSPKTEFRAEFDGIKVSFLGEKITKSLTKGQAAFTMPIPNALLWMQRRKFYRVKVPLAHDSYCEISFTDEDQGKQQRVRYKLLDISISGFSFLNDQPQFSHDLIPTDEFSDCTLHLNGAGDPIISFIVKNKFNISPDKPDKGQRVGCAFGNITPACESNIQRYMQTIEREQRNLL, from the coding sequence ATGGAAAAAAATTCGCAATTCTACGTCAAAAACGCCAAACAAATCCACACCCACCTGAATCAGTTGTTAAAAAAAAGCTGCTTGATTTCGGTTCATTTCGGCGATCATAACGACTCGTTCATAACCACCCTGACCGGCATCGATGCAAAAAAAAACCGCCTCAGCTTTGATTATGGCCCCAAAGAATATCAGAACAAACAACTGTTAAAATCGCCCAAGACTGAATTTCGCGCCGAGTTTGACGGCATCAAGGTCTCTTTCCTCGGTGAAAAAATCACCAAATCACTCACCAAGGGCCAGGCAGCGTTCACCATGCCGATCCCAAACGCCTTGTTATGGATGCAGCGCCGTAAGTTCTATCGCGTCAAGGTGCCTCTCGCTCATGATAGCTATTGCGAAATCAGCTTCACCGACGAGGATCAAGGCAAGCAACAGAGAGTACGATATAAATTGCTGGACATCAGCATTTCCGGATTTTCTTTTCTAAACGATCAGCCGCAATTTTCCCATGACCTAATCCCCACCGACGAATTTTCTGACTGCACGCTCCATTTAAACGGCGCCGGCGACCCAATCATCTCGTTTATCGTCAAAAACAAATTCAATATCAGCCCGGACAAACCAGACAAAGGACAACGGGTCGGCTGCGCGTTCGGGAACATCACGCCCGCCTGTGAATCAAATATCCAGCGCTACATGCAGACGATCGAGCGAGAGCAAAGAAACCTATTATAA
- the flgL gene encoding flagellar hook-associated protein FlgL gives MRVSTAWSQQLGVNAMLEQQAKLTKTQMQLSTGVKVLTPADDPIAAARTLDLQESIDKTAQYQDNIATARARLNIEEGSLDSAENILFRAKELAIQALNAPLNENDRLSIKYEIDQLLENMVGVANTKNANGEYIFAGDLSNIQPFVWNGDANGYVYQGGVNQRTLDIASERRVADGDLGSEVFQWVPSVSQEGDAIFDGQEIGSRSIMDTLQTLSEALANDYDIPRASIVGSRFARYGADYSGGNSTSFDLTLTDNTDGSSSTVTVNLPVAPDNGDYQSLDEVVSAINAQLGGSNMQAIADGNQLEFVSSTGGQAYTISLAEASGSFLTDFGFKDGVSGTGADLGGVLSGTKTLTSASYVSSPSSFELVAADGAKETIILDQDYADVDALIANIQGQIDGSDLAGKVVIDPDANPLEFLALSDGSAASVTINEISGTFLSDAGFSDGQTGRVFNQTANDVLSDLDAGLESLLKARTSVGARLNALDDQEIQHEKFTLDMESTLSETRDLDYAEAISRFNQQNASLQAAQQAFARVQNLSLFNYI, from the coding sequence ATGAGAGTTTCAACGGCGTGGAGCCAACAGTTGGGCGTCAATGCGATGCTGGAGCAGCAGGCCAAGTTGACCAAGACGCAGATGCAGTTATCCACTGGAGTCAAAGTCCTGACGCCGGCCGATGATCCGATCGCGGCGGCCAGAACGTTGGATCTCCAGGAAAGCATCGATAAGACCGCGCAATATCAGGATAACATCGCCACGGCGAGAGCGCGCCTGAACATCGAGGAAGGCAGTTTGGACAGTGCCGAAAACATTCTTTTTCGCGCCAAGGAGCTGGCGATACAGGCGCTGAACGCGCCGCTCAACGAGAATGATCGGCTGTCGATCAAATACGAAATCGATCAATTGCTCGAAAACATGGTCGGCGTCGCCAACACCAAGAATGCTAATGGCGAATATATCTTCGCCGGCGATTTGTCCAATATCCAGCCGTTTGTCTGGAACGGCGACGCGAACGGCTATGTTTATCAGGGCGGCGTCAATCAGCGCACGCTGGATATTGCATCGGAACGGCGGGTCGCCGACGGCGACCTGGGGTCCGAGGTGTTTCAGTGGGTGCCTTCGGTCAGTCAGGAGGGTGATGCGATCTTCGACGGTCAGGAGATCGGCAGTCGCAGCATCATGGATACGCTGCAGACGCTGTCGGAAGCATTGGCCAATGATTATGACATTCCCCGCGCCTCGATCGTCGGCAGCCGCTTTGCCCGTTATGGGGCGGATTATTCGGGAGGCAACAGCACGTCATTCGACTTGACCTTGACCGACAATACAGATGGTTCTTCGAGCACCGTGACGGTCAATTTGCCTGTTGCTCCGGATAACGGTGATTATCAAAGCCTAGATGAGGTGGTGAGTGCGATTAATGCACAGCTGGGCGGTTCGAATATGCAGGCGATCGCCGACGGCAATCAGCTTGAATTCGTTTCGTCAACGGGTGGACAGGCCTACACAATTTCGCTAGCCGAAGCTAGCGGCAGTTTTTTAACGGATTTCGGTTTCAAAGATGGCGTCAGCGGAACCGGCGCCGATTTAGGCGGGGTGCTTAGCGGAACTAAAACGCTGACGTCGGCTTCCTATGTTAGTTCGCCTTCGTCGTTCGAGCTGGTCGCCGCTGATGGCGCTAAGGAAACGATTATTCTGGATCAAGATTATGCCGATGTTGATGCACTAATAGCCAATATACAAGGGCAGATCGATGGTTCGGACTTGGCGGGCAAAGTTGTCATTGACCCGGACGCCAATCCGCTGGAGTTCTTAGCACTTAGCGACGGCAGCGCTGCGTCGGTGACGATTAACGAAATCAGCGGGACTTTTCTCAGCGATGCGGGCTTCAGCGATGGCCAAACGGGGCGGGTATTTAACCAAACCGCCAATGATGTGTTGAGCGATCTGGATGCCGGCCTGGAGAGTTTGTTAAAGGCGAGAACCAGTGTCGGCGCCAGACTGAATGCGCTGGATGATCAGGAAATCCAGCATGAAAAATTCACGTTGGATATGGAGTCGACGTTATCGGAGACCCGGGATCTCGATTATGCCGAAGCGATCAGCCGCTTCAATCAGCAGAACGCTTCCTTGCAAGCGGCGCAGCAAGCCTTCGCCAGGGTGCAGAATCTGTCCCTGTTCAACTATATTTGA
- the flgK gene encoding flagellar hook-associated protein FlgK — MATGILGTAVSGLMAFQRSLDTTSHNIANVNTEGYSRQRVELGTMPAQYTGAGYVGNGVKIENIARSYDQFINNQLRSSTSAFGEADRFSHLAAQVDNLVADPTIGMSPAIKSFFNAVNEVADDPASIPARQVLLSEAEILTQRFTTMNGRFEELRSQVNQDLNVTVDNINAYAEAIADLNVKIAAEYGRPSGDQKPNDLLDERDRLLNKLADRVDVAVVPSDSNMVSVFIGQGQSLVLDGAYNELTTQSSELDPSRLEIGLKQAGGNVQVITRQLSGGELSGALRFRDEVLDPAQQQLGAVAASIAMEFNGIHSVGYDLDGEQGGDFFSGVDEVPVTADPGNTNGSITVAYDPANIANIDASDYRLDVSGAAPATTYTLTRLSDNTSINLTNDGTNLVSDDLPGITIALGAPEPSDGDAFLIRPAYWAAQDIGVNISDPRDIAAATNIDADGVSVINGPMPGDNRNALALAGLENKLGMLGGNASFQDAYGQMVSKVGTLTNAARVSASAQETLLNNAKESRSEVSGVNLDEEAANLIKFQQSYQAAAQVVAITNTLFDSLLSGLR, encoded by the coding sequence ATGGCAACAGGAATTTTGGGAACAGCGGTTTCGGGGCTTATGGCCTTTCAGCGCTCGCTGGATACGACCAGTCACAATATCGCCAATGTCAATACCGAAGGCTACAGCCGTCAGCGTGTCGAGTTGGGGACGATGCCGGCTCAGTATACCGGCGCCGGTTATGTCGGTAATGGCGTCAAGATCGAGAATATCGCCCGCAGTTATGACCAGTTCATTAACAATCAATTGCGTTCCAGCACCTCGGCATTTGGCGAGGCGGACCGCTTCAGTCACTTGGCCGCTCAGGTCGACAATCTGGTCGCCGATCCGACCATCGGCATGTCGCCGGCGATCAAAAGCTTCTTCAATGCCGTCAATGAAGTGGCGGATGATCCGGCCTCGATTCCGGCGCGTCAGGTGTTGCTGTCCGAAGCCGAAATTCTGACCCAGCGGTTCACTACGATGAATGGGCGTTTCGAGGAATTACGTTCTCAGGTCAATCAGGACCTCAATGTGACGGTCGACAATATCAATGCCTATGCGGAAGCCATCGCCGATCTGAATGTTAAAATCGCGGCCGAATATGGCCGACCTAGCGGCGACCAAAAGCCCAATGATCTGCTCGATGAACGCGACCGCTTGCTGAACAAACTGGCGGATAGGGTCGATGTCGCGGTGGTGCCCAGCGATAGCAATATGGTCAGTGTCTTTATCGGCCAAGGTCAATCGCTGGTGTTGGATGGCGCCTATAATGAATTAACGACTCAATCCTCCGAGTTAGACCCGTCCCGTCTGGAAATCGGCCTGAAACAAGCTGGCGGCAATGTTCAGGTTATCACCCGGCAACTGTCCGGCGGCGAGCTATCGGGGGCGTTGAGATTCCGAGATGAGGTGTTGGATCCGGCCCAGCAGCAATTGGGAGCGGTCGCCGCCAGCATTGCGATGGAATTCAACGGCATACATAGTGTCGGTTATGATCTCGACGGCGAGCAGGGAGGGGATTTCTTTAGCGGGGTCGACGAGGTGCCAGTTACCGCTGACCCCGGCAATACAAACGGCTCGATCACCGTGGCCTATGATCCCGCCAATATCGCTAACATCGATGCCAGCGACTACCGTCTCGATGTTTCAGGTGCGGCTCCGGCGACCACCTATACCTTGACCCGGTTGAGCGATAATACGTCGATTAATCTGACCAACGATGGGACGAATCTGGTGTCCGATGATTTGCCGGGCATTACGATTGCTTTGGGAGCACCGGAACCGTCCGATGGCGATGCGTTTTTGATCAGGCCGGCTTATTGGGCCGCTCAAGATATCGGGGTCAACATCAGCGACCCGCGTGATATCGCCGCGGCGACCAATATCGATGCGGATGGCGTTTCCGTGATCAATGGGCCTATGCCCGGGGATAACCGTAATGCGCTGGCGCTGGCGGGCCTGGAAAACAAGCTGGGGATGTTGGGCGGCAATGCGTCATTTCAGGACGCCTACGGACAGATGGTCTCCAAAGTCGGTACGCTGACGAATGCAGCGCGCGTCAGCGCGTCGGCTCAGGAAACCCTGTTGAATAATGCCAAGGAGTCCCGGAGTGAAGTGTCCGGCGTCAATTTGGATGAGGAAGCGGCCAATTTGATCAAGTTTCAACAATCTTATCAGGCTGCTGCGCAGGTGGTGGCGATCACTAATACCCTGTTTGACTCGCTGCTGAGCGGCTTGAGATAG
- the flgJ gene encoding flagellar assembly peptidoglycan hydrolase FlgJ gives MLNVQSADVYTDFNGLAKLKSQARNDSPEAIKQVAKQFESVFLTMVLKSMRQAKLADGLLDSDQSEFYRDMYDQQMALHLSGEPGIGLAELIAEQLSPKKNEAQSKLSVEDYLNRSVAAPIKSHPVKSHDVQALSRKSGATEVKKTVDQPIASQEQFVEQLRPYAEQAGAELGVDPDILLAQAALETGWGKSVLKHRDGASSFNLFNIKADKSWRGQQVSQAALEFSDGVGRKKMAAFRAYDSYQASFDDYARFIKDNPRYGNALKKAADPGRYMRELQQAGYATDPNYAAKVLRIYRGDAINGNAAMVAMVAMK, from the coding sequence ATGTTGAATGTGCAAAGTGCCGATGTTTACACCGATTTCAATGGCTTGGCTAAATTAAAAAGCCAAGCCAGAAACGACAGCCCGGAAGCGATCAAGCAGGTCGCCAAGCAGTTCGAGTCGGTGTTTTTGACGATGGTGCTGAAGAGTATGCGTCAAGCTAAATTGGCCGACGGTCTTCTCGACAGCGATCAAAGCGAATTTTACCGGGATATGTATGATCAGCAAATGGCGCTGCATCTGTCGGGAGAACCAGGTATCGGCTTGGCCGAGTTGATCGCCGAGCAATTGAGTCCTAAAAAAAATGAAGCGCAAAGTAAGTTAAGCGTCGAGGACTATCTCAACCGCTCGGTGGCGGCGCCGATAAAGTCTCATCCGGTTAAAAGCCATGATGTCCAAGCGCTATCACGCAAAAGCGGCGCGACAGAGGTCAAGAAAACCGTCGATCAGCCGATAGCCAGTCAGGAGCAGTTCGTTGAACAGTTACGACCTTATGCCGAACAGGCTGGCGCCGAATTGGGCGTCGACCCGGATATTTTGTTGGCGCAGGCCGCCCTGGAAACCGGGTGGGGGAAGTCGGTGCTTAAACATCGTGACGGCGCTAGCAGTTTCAATCTGTTCAATATCAAGGCGGACAAGTCTTGGCGCGGCCAGCAGGTCAGTCAGGCGGCATTGGAATTCTCCGATGGCGTGGGGCGGAAAAAAATGGCCGCCTTCAGAGCCTATGATTCTTATCAAGCCAGTTTCGACGATTATGCGCGTTTCATTAAAGACAATCCGCGTTACGGCAATGCGCTAAAGAAGGCGGCAGATCCGGGGCGATATATGCGTGAATTGCAACAGGCCGGTTATGCGACCGACCCGAATTACGCCGCCAAGGTGCTGCGCATCTACCGCGGTGACGCGATTAACGGCAATGCGGCGATGGTGGCGATGGTGGCGATGAAATGA
- a CDS encoding flagellar basal body P-ring protein FlgI yields MKMNKFVIAFCLSLFCTAAQAERIKDLAAVAGVRNNQLVGYGLVVGLPKSGDKTKFTGQSLVNMLTRLGMTLPPGIDPKAKNVAAVAVNAELPPFAKPGQTIDVTVSSIGDAKSLRGGTLLMSPLKGADGNVYAVAQGNLVVGGLSASGRDGSKITVNNPTVGRIPNGATVERSVPSPFSQGNALIFNLHNADFTTANRMVKAINRVLGPDTASAMDGTSVKVRAPSEPSQRVVFASMIENMTVLPDDAPARVIVNSRSGTVVINSKVRVQPAAVSHGSLTVTISENLQVSQPAPLSGGQTVVTPQSEVKVEEEGANHMFVFNPGVSLDEIVQAVNNVGAAPSDLVAILEALKSAGALRAELIVI; encoded by the coding sequence ATGAAGATGAACAAGTTTGTTATTGCCTTCTGTCTGTCGCTGTTTTGTACGGCGGCGCAGGCCGAACGGATCAAGGATTTGGCGGCGGTCGCCGGTGTGCGTAACAACCAATTAGTGGGCTATGGTCTGGTGGTCGGGCTGCCGAAATCTGGCGACAAGACCAAATTCACCGGGCAAAGCCTGGTCAACATGCTGACTCGGCTAGGCATGACCTTGCCGCCCGGTATCGATCCCAAGGCTAAAAATGTCGCGGCGGTCGCCGTCAATGCCGAATTGCCGCCCTTTGCCAAGCCGGGACAAACGATCGACGTCACCGTGTCATCGATCGGTGATGCGAAAAGTTTGCGCGGCGGCACCTTGTTGATGAGCCCGCTGAAAGGGGCGGATGGCAATGTTTATGCGGTGGCGCAGGGAAACCTGGTGGTCGGAGGCCTCAGCGCTTCGGGGCGGGATGGTTCCAAGATCACCGTGAATAACCCGACGGTCGGCCGTATCCCGAATGGCGCCACGGTCGAACGTAGCGTGCCCAGTCCGTTTTCCCAGGGCAATGCCTTGATTTTTAATCTGCATAATGCCGATTTCACCACCGCGAACCGCATGGTGAAAGCGATTAACCGCGTCTTGGGACCGGATACCGCCAGCGCGATGGATGGAACTTCGGTTAAGGTCAGAGCGCCTTCCGAGCCTTCACAACGAGTGGTTTTTGCCTCCATGATCGAAAATATGACGGTGCTGCCCGATGATGCGCCGGCCCGGGTGATCGTCAACTCACGCTCCGGCACCGTGGTGATCAACAGCAAGGTAAGAGTGCAGCCCGCCGCCGTTTCCCACGGCAGCCTGACCGTCACGATCAGCGAAAATCTTCAGGTGAGCCAGCCGGCGCCGTTGTCGGGAGGGCAAACGGTCGTGACGCCGCAGTCCGAGGTCAAAGTCGAAGAGGAGGGGGCCAATCATATGTTTGTTTTTAATCCGGGGGTGTCGTTGGATGAGATCGTGCAGGCGGTCAATAATGTCGGCGCCGCGCCCAGCGATCTGGTGGCGATACTCGAAGCGCTTAAATCGGCCGGCGCGTTGCGGGCCGAGTTGATTGTTATCTAA
- a CDS encoding flagellar basal body L-ring protein FlgH: MSFRNYLFALSALLLVGCDTLPKRDPDFSPVQPADLRPPRQSNGAIYQSGYDMRLFENHAARRIGDILTVTLTERTRAQKISDLDASKDNSISVSAPTLWGVASQALLGHDLETSMSSSHEFIGEGEANQSNSLTGDISVTVVDVLPNGNLKIRGEKRVTMNDGSEYIRLSGIVRPQDISVGNTIPSTKVADPTIMYTGDGSVANSSKVGWFARFFLSPLFPF; encoded by the coding sequence ATGAGTTTCCGTAACTATCTGTTCGCGCTGTCGGCCTTATTGCTGGTCGGTTGCGACACCCTGCCGAAACGCGATCCCGATTTCTCGCCGGTGCAGCCGGCCGATTTAAGGCCGCCGAGACAGAGCAACGGCGCGATTTATCAATCGGGATACGATATGCGTCTGTTCGAAAATCACGCCGCCAGGCGGATCGGTGACATTCTGACCGTGACGCTGACCGAACGGACGCGGGCCCAAAAAATCTCCGACCTGGACGCCAGCAAGGACAATTCTATTTCCGTCAGCGCTCCGACCCTATGGGGGGTTGCCAGCCAGGCCCTATTGGGTCATGACCTGGAAACCAGCATGTCGTCGTCGCATGAATTCATCGGCGAAGGCGAAGCCAATCAAAGCAATAGCCTGACCGGCGATATTTCGGTGACCGTGGTCGATGTCTTGCCGAACGGCAACCTGAAGATCCGCGGCGAAAAACGGGTGACGATGAATGACGGCAGCGAATATATCCGTTTGTCCGGCATCGTCAGGCCGCAGGACATAAGCGTCGGCAATACGATTCCATCGACCAAGGTGGCCGACCCGACCATCATGTATACCGGCGACGGTTCGGTGGCGAATTCCAGCAAAGTCGGCTGGTTTGCCCGTTTTTTCCTGAGCCCGCTGTTTCCATTCTGA
- the flgG gene encoding flagellar basal-body rod protein FlgG, with the protein MTERALWVAKSGLDAQQTRMAVISNNLANVNTTGFKKSRPLFEDLVYQNIRQVGAQSTQNTELPSGLQLGTGVRTVATEKLHTQGNIQQTENSLDVAISGRGYFQVLMPNGDLNYTRDGSFKLNSDGQIVTAGGLELEPAITVPNDTISITIGRDGTLSALQPGNPTPVQLGQIELADFVNPTGLEPIGENLFRESVASGAPIIGIPGEEEYGSLLQGSLETSNVNVVEELVNMIETQRAYEMNSKAISTTDQMLSFVTQQL; encoded by the coding sequence ATGACAGAACGAGCACTTTGGGTGGCCAAATCCGGTTTGGATGCCCAGCAAACCAGAATGGCGGTTATTTCCAATAACCTAGCCAATGTCAACACCACCGGCTTCAAGAAATCGAGGCCATTATTCGAAGACCTGGTTTATCAGAATATTCGCCAGGTCGGGGCCCAATCCACACAAAACACCGAACTACCTTCCGGGCTGCAATTGGGGACCGGCGTCAGAACCGTCGCCACCGAAAAATTGCATACCCAAGGCAATATCCAACAAACCGAGAACTCCTTGGATGTGGCGATCAGCGGGCGCGGTTATTTCCAGGTTTTGATGCCGAACGGCGACCTCAATTACACCCGCGATGGTTCATTCAAACTCAACTCCGACGGTCAAATCGTGACGGCCGGCGGGCTGGAACTGGAGCCGGCGATTACCGTGCCGAACGATACCATCAGCATTACCATCGGCCGGGACGGCACCTTGTCGGCTTTGCAGCCGGGCAACCCGACGCCGGTGCAGCTGGGGCAAATCGAATTGGCCGATTTCGTCAACCCGACTGGCTTGGAGCCGATCGGCGAAAACCTGTTTCGTGAATCGGTCGCCAGCGGCGCGCCGATCATCGGGATCCCCGGTGAGGAAGAATACGGCAGTCTGTTGCAGGGTTCGCTGGAAACCTCCAACGTCAATGTCGTCGAAGAGCTGGTCAATATGATCGAGACGCAAAGGGCCTATGAAATGAATTCCAAGGCGATTTCCACCACCGATCAGATGTTGTCGTTCGTCACTCAGCAGCTCTGA
- the flgF gene encoding flagellar basal-body rod protein FlgF — translation MDRSLYIAMSGAKQTLLAQTANANNLANTQTTGFKSDFEQFRAMPVFGPGYPARVYAMTERPGSDLSMGPIQTTGRELDVAVKGEGWLAVDGKDGAEAYTRAGDLRVTPEGLLQTGSGRQLLGEDGPIAIPPYNKIDIGRDGTISIVPQGQNGATLVVLDRIKLVKPDVNNLEKRDDGLIYLKQGQPPAPDADVTLVQGALEGSNVNAIGAMVDMIELARNFELQTKVMKDIDDNSAVTAKLMQMA, via the coding sequence ATGGATCGCAGTCTTTATATCGCGATGAGCGGCGCCAAGCAGACCTTGCTGGCGCAAACGGCCAACGCCAATAATCTGGCCAATACTCAGACCACCGGTTTCAAGTCCGATTTCGAGCAATTCCGCGCAATGCCGGTATTCGGTCCCGGTTATCCGGCTCGTGTCTATGCGATGACTGAACGGCCCGGCAGCGACTTGAGCATGGGGCCGATTCAGACCACCGGCCGTGAACTGGATGTCGCGGTCAAGGGCGAGGGCTGGCTGGCCGTCGACGGCAAGGACGGCGCGGAAGCCTACACCCGCGCCGGCGATTTGCGGGTGACGCCGGAAGGCTTGCTGCAGACCGGTTCCGGTCGGCAGTTGCTAGGCGAAGACGGGCCGATCGCGATACCGCCCTACAACAAGATAGACATCGGCCGGGATGGTACGATCAGTATCGTGCCCCAGGGGCAAAATGGCGCCACTTTGGTCGTACTCGACCGGATCAAGCTGGTCAAGCCGGATGTGAATAACCTGGAAAAACGCGATGATGGTTTGATCTATCTGAAGCAAGGGCAGCCGCCAGCGCCAGATGCCGATGTGACGTTGGTTCAGGGGGCACTGGAAGGCAGTAACGTCAATGCGATTGGCGCGATGGTCGATATGATCGAACTGGCTCGTAATTTCGAGCTGCAAACGAAGGTGATGAAAGATATTGACGATAATTCCGCGGTGACGGCTAAGTTAATGCAGATGGCATAG
- the flgE gene encoding flagellar hook protein FlgE has translation MAFTTALSGLSAASNNLAVTGNNIANANTTGFKKSRSEFADVYANSLGGVSAITPGSGVRVANVAQQFNQGNLQFTDNNLDLAVSGEGFFTLAASSDPNDINDRSYTRAGEFKLDKDGFIVNNQGQALLAYRPNGTEVSDGFSTGVLQTLQINTISGQPQATDRVDMTLNLDQSATTDLNPTFDPKDSDSYNDQTSATIYDSFGNSHILTTYYVNKGTQDDLTGAVDALGDPIQVPTWEVSHYIDGNEPSNRVPLEGGEQFATLQFDSVGNLKYPVNGDGVVDGLVDLQAYSIQPDTGAEPLDISPINYFGTTQFKQKFSVNTLTQNGLPAGQLTGIDIDDEGAVFARFSNGGSKTLGQVALTRFSNPQGLAKLGDTTWGQSANSGEAVAGEPGANNFGLIQSGSLEASNVELSAQLVNLIVAQQAYQANAQTITTENTIMQTILNI, from the coding sequence ATGGCTTTTACGACAGCATTAAGCGGCTTGAGTGCCGCCTCCAACAATTTGGCAGTGACCGGCAATAATATCGCCAATGCCAATACCACCGGTTTCAAAAAATCCCGTTCCGAGTTTGCCGATGTCTATGCCAACAGTCTGGGTGGCGTCAGCGCCATCACGCCCGGCAGCGGCGTCAGAGTGGCGAATGTCGCTCAGCAGTTCAATCAAGGCAATCTGCAATTTACCGACAATAATTTGGATTTGGCGGTCAGCGGCGAAGGCTTTTTCACCTTGGCGGCCAGTTCCGACCCTAATGATATCAACGACCGCTCCTATACGCGGGCCGGCGAATTCAAGCTCGATAAAGACGGTTTTATCGTCAACAACCAGGGTCAGGCTTTGCTGGCGTATCGACCGAACGGCACCGAGGTGTCGGACGGGTTCAGCACCGGGGTGTTGCAGACCTTGCAAATCAATACCATTTCCGGTCAGCCGCAGGCAACGGACCGAGTGGATATGACGCTTAATCTGGATCAGTCGGCGACAACTGATTTGAATCCTACCTTCGATCCAAAAGATAGCGACTCCTATAACGACCAAACTTCGGCGACTATCTATGATTCGTTTGGCAATAGCCATATATTGACCACTTATTATGTCAATAAAGGAACGCAAGATGACCTAACAGGAGCAGTAGATGCTTTAGGAGATCCGATTCAAGTTCCAACCTGGGAGGTGTCTCACTATATAGATGGTAATGAGCCCAGCAATCGTGTGCCGTTGGAGGGAGGCGAGCAGTTCGCGACATTGCAATTCGATTCGGTGGGCAACTTAAAGTATCCGGTAAACGGCGATGGCGTGGTCGACGGTTTGGTCGACCTGCAGGCTTATTCGATTCAGCCGGACACCGGCGCCGAGCCTCTTGATATTAGTCCGATTAATTATTTCGGCACGACGCAATTCAAGCAAAAATTCAGTGTCAACACGCTGACGCAAAACGGTTTGCCGGCCGGGCAACTGACCGGCATCGATATCGATGATGAAGGGGCGGTTTTCGCCCGTTTCAGCAACGGCGGATCGAAAACGTTGGGTCAGGTGGCGTTAACAAGATTCTCCAATCCGCAAGGGCTGGCGAAACTCGGCGACACGACCTGGGGACAGAGCGCCAACTCCGGCGAGGCGGTGGCCGGCGAACCCGGCGCCAATAATTTTGGTTTAATCCAGTCCGGCTCATTGGAGGCTTCCAATGTCGAATTGTCGGCGCAGCTGGTCAATCTGATCGTCGCGCAGCAGGCTTATCAGGCCAATGCTCAGACCATCACCACCGAAAACACCATCATGCAGACCATACTTAATATTTAG
- a CDS encoding flagellar hook assembly protein FlgD — MAINALETFKDLGLSTIEKAKKEDQSLQQEQFLELLTTQLTHQDPLKPMENGEFLGQMAQFSTVSGIQDLQASFKDFASSISSDQALQAASLVGRYVSAPATEGLLSAGGTISGEFELPSNATEVNLKVTDSLSGEVVRSIDLGNQSAGDVAFAWDGMTAEGEFADPGVYKVQVEAKIDGNNTVLQTQIKSKVESVTMANSNRGLQVNLAGIGPVNFNQIKQIL; from the coding sequence ATGGCGATTAATGCTTTGGAAACGTTTAAGGACTTAGGCTTATCGACGATCGAAAAAGCCAAGAAAGAAGATCAATCATTGCAACAAGAGCAGTTTTTGGAATTGCTGACCACACAGTTGACCCATCAAGACCCCCTAAAGCCGATGGAGAATGGCGAGTTCCTGGGACAGATGGCGCAATTCAGCACTGTTTCGGGAATTCAGGACTTGCAGGCCTCATTCAAGGATTTCGCTAGCTCGATTAGTTCGGATCAGGCCTTACAGGCCGCCTCATTGGTCGGCCGTTATGTGTCTGCGCCGGCGACCGAAGGCTTGTTGTCCGCCGGTGGAACGATTTCAGGAGAATTTGAATTACCGTCCAATGCCACCGAGGTTAACTTGAAAGTGACCGATTCGTTGTCTGGCGAAGTGGTCAGGAGCATCGATCTGGGTAATCAGTCGGCCGGCGATGTGGCGTTCGCCTGGGATGGCATGACGGCCGAAGGCGAGTTTGCCGATCCGGGGGTATACAAGGTTCAGGTAGAGGCCAAGATCGACGGCAACAATACCGTCTTGCAAACTCAGATCAAGTCCAAGGTTGAAAGCGTGACGATGGCGAACAGCAATCGCGGCTTGCAAGTCAATCTGGCGGGCATCGGTCCAGTCAATTTTAATCAGATTAAGCAAATTCTTTAA